The Bradysia coprophila strain Holo2 unplaced genomic scaffold, BU_Bcop_v1 contig_110, whole genome shotgun sequence genome contains the following window.
ATCAacgaaactcgaaaatttggGATACGAAAATTAGTTTTCATCAAGTTAATTATGGGTGTTAAAAGCAAATAATGAGCAGTGTGCCATCCAATTATTggatgaaaataaatgattaaGTTTGTTTTACCCAATGTTGTTTGAACAAAATCCTTGTTTGTTCCAGAAATTGAGTGTACAATGTGAATGTTACACAGTGTGCAGTGCATCGTGTTTGTCTGATTGAATATCAAGGCAGTCCGGTAATTGTACCGTTATCAGACGTATCTATGTTAGGAAACTAATAACCGATTCCCAACTTAGCGGGAGATAGTGCTACGATTTTGATTATAAGATCCGTTTGCGATTTTGTCGAGACTAGACTTCTAGCGAccttgaaatatttaaattcgaTGCCCTTCTGAGTAAGACATTCATTATAGTCTTCATGTGAACTAATGCTATTCTTACACATACTATACTAGCATACTACCTCTAATCACCTctaatgacacattttgtacaaggaaaatgtcactttgtggtttattgtgaatgacacggagcgaaattcctcaacacctcAATCACGCATAGTAATCGGTCGGATGAACGAAAGAAAAGACAAAAGAGGGCtcgaatgtaaaaaaaaatcgttttaccCAAGTTGTCTTAGACGCTTTCTGTTCGAGAGCTACGCAACGACTGAAGAATTGTTCTGCCTGGCTGCCTATATATAActcgaatattttatttacagtTGAGTAAACTGTAAACATCACAGACATTAATTGTATACTAAGCTGTTTGtgaatttcgttgacaaatggttctcaaaaactattttcaatgattttccgAGGATTTCTTTCGGTCGTATGTGAACCGAACCGAAGTGTCAaacgttttaaaacaaaatagttTCGAATCAAATATTTACGCACGGATGATATTGGTATGTAGCAGATGCTTTATGTATGACGTATGTGTTTTTGCATCAAAATCATTGATCTTTTGACTAGAATTGCGTTAATTTGTGGTGACGTTACAGTAGCTAAAATCTTATTGCTAACACGTAAGTAAATGGTGGCGTtacgcacacgatgtgtttcCAAACACGCCTCGCTAGTATCGGtaatctcacatctagtgcgcagaTCAACtccatttactaactagttagcaaaattgatattttaccCAGCATTTCTCTGCCAAAATTATTACATGATCAAGTACACCGAAATATCTTAAGTATATTTCGTATATCTTTTATAAATCTGTATGAGTTTGACAACTGTCACCtgaaaaaaaatacattttttacgcgacggattttgatcaaaattgcgAGAGTGTCGCGAGTGGAATCCGGcaaggtaattagtttttcaatcggtcCAATATTTaccgagcgataagactttgcaatttacaaaaaaaactatttccaaAGTCTTATCACTCGACAATATTTACAACGATTGAAAAACGTATTACCTTGTATGACTCCACTCGCTACACACTCGCAACTTTGTTTGATCAAGATCTGTAGTAGCAAGcttggtgttttaatgctaaaaaccttcaaacgaagccacaacgaattatacatgTACATTTTCTATAATGTTTTGAGGACATTGTTCGTATAAAGTCAGTGTTTTGAGGACATTACTAAATTTGAGGACGgacctcaaaaatatttcttcttttttcttcctGAAGCACGCTTTGAGGActttaattgttttctgatttttattTCAGACGTTTACAAAAAAGTTTGAATAGTTTTCTTAGCCAACTTTACTAACAACACCAATGAAGTACAGCCTATGATTTTTCACATCCACAATAAAAACTCAATATTAATAGGTAAAGGTAATTCAACCTATTAATCGTTTCGGTtttgcaaaacaaaatttcaccatttatgCATTATTGTCACACAGGTATCCCATTTAGAAACCCACTAAACAGGCCTCTGTTTCACATAAAAGTTACCGGTTTCTCATCCCAGACACCATTGGGTTCTATTAAAAGTGAAGGTATCCCGTTTAGGATACcgtaattttcattcaatattgCGATATCCCACAAAATATGTCGTTTTTCGTAAACGTTAGTGGTTTCTCTTCTCAAACAGCATTATGTTCTGTTAAAAGTGTAGGTATCCCATTTAGGATACCGTCACTTTCATCGAATATTTCCGGCAACCCACTAAATAGGTCTCGGTTTTGCATGAAAGTTACCGGTATTCCATCAAAGACATTATAGTTTTCTGTTAAAAGTGTAGGTATCCCATTTAGGATACAgtcaaattcattaaatatttccgGTAACCCATTAAATAGGTCTCGGTTTCGCATAAAAGTAACCGGTATCCCATCCCAGACACCATTGGGCTCTATTAAAAGTAAAGGTATCCCATTTAGGACACCGTCACTTTCATCGAATATTTCCGGTAACTCACTAAATAGGTCTCGGTTTCGCATAAAAGTAACCGGTATCCCATCCCAAACATTATAGTTTTCTGTTAAAAGTGAAGGTATCCCATTTAGGATACCGtcactttcataaaaaatttacgGTATCCCATTAAATAAGTCTCTGTTTCTCATAAAAGTTACCGGTATACCATCCTAGACATCATAGTTTTCTGTTAAAAGTAAAGGTATCCCATTTATGATACCGTCACTTTCATCGAATATTTCCAGTAACCCACTTAATAGGTCTCGGTTTCGCATAAAAGTAACCGGTATCCCATCCCAAACATTATAGTTTTCTGTTAAAAGTGAAGGTATCCCATTTAGGATACCGTcacttttatataaaatttacgGTATCCCATTAAATAGATCTCTGTTTCTCATAAAAGTTACCGGTATCACATCAAAGACATCATAGTTTTCTGTTAAAAGTAAAGGTATCCCATTTATGATACCGTCACTTTCATCGAATATTTCCGGTAACCCACTTAATAGGTCTCGGTTTCGCATAAAAGTAACCGGTATCCCATCCCAAACATTATAGTTTTCTGTTAAAAGTGAAGGTATCCCATTTAGGATACCGTcacttttatataaaatttacgGTATCCCATTAAATAGATCTCTGTTTCTCATAAAAGTTACCGGTATCCCATCAAAGACATCATAGTTTTCTGTTAAAAGTAAAGGTATCCCATTTATGATACCGTCACTTTCATCGAATATTTCCGGTAACCCACTTAATAGGTCTCGGTTTCGCATAAAAGTAACCGGTATCCCATCCCAAACATTATAGTTTTCTGTTAAAAGTGAAGGTATCCCATTTAGGATACCGTcacttttatataaaatttacgGTATCCCATTAAATAAATCTCTGTTTCTCATAAAAGTTACCGGTATCCCATCAAAGACATTATAGTTTTCTGTTAAAAGTGAAGGTATCACATTTAGGATACCGtcactttcataaaaaaattacgGTATCCCATTAAATAAGTCTCTGTTTCTCATAAAAGTTACCGGTATCCCATCAAAGACATTATAGTTTTCTGTTAAAAGTGTAGGTATCCCATTTAGGATACCgtcaaattcattaaatatttccgGTAACCCACTAAATAGGTCTTGGTTTCGCATAAAAGTAACCGGTATCCTATCAAAGACATTATAGTTTTCTGTTAAAAGTGTAGGTATCCCATTTAGGATACCgtcaaattcattaaatatttccgGTAACCCACTAAATAGGTCTCGGTTTCACATGAAAGTTACCGGTATCCCATCAAAGACATTATAGTTTTCTGTTAAAAGTGTCGGTATCCCATTTATGATACCGTCACTTTCATCGAATATTTCCGGTAACCCACTTAATAGGTCTCGGTTTCGCATAAAAGTAACCGGTATCCCATCCCAAACATTATAGTTTTCTGTTAAAAGTGAAGGTATCCCATTTAGGATACCGTcacttttatataaaatttacgGTATCCCATTAAATAGATCTCTGTTTCTCATAAAAGTAACCGGTATCCCATCCCAAACATTATAGTTTTCTGTTAAAAGTGAAGGTATCCCATTTAGGATACCGTcacttttatataaaatttacgGTATCCCATTAAATAAGTCTCTGTTTCTCATAAAAGTTACCGGTATCCCATCAAAGACATCACAGTTTTGTGTTAAAAGGGAAGGTATCCCATTTAGAATACTGTAActtcatataaaatgtacGGTAACCCACTAAATAGGTCTCGGTTTCGCATAAAAGTAACCGGTATCCCATCCCAGACATTATAGTTTTCTGTTAAAAGTTAACGTATCCCATTTAGGATACCGTCACTTTCATCGAATATTTCCGGTAACCTACTAAAATAGGTCTCGGTTTCGAATAAAAGTAACCGGTATCCCATCCTAGACATCATTGTGTTCTGTAAAAAATGAAGGTAACCGTCACTTTCTTATAAAATCCCATTAAATATTGACatggaaattataagtaatTTATACTATGGAAATTTTCGAGCGAAATGGCTGTCATTAATTTAGAGTATCAATAATGCCGCAAGTGTGTATCGCTAAGAATTATATACAATATCTCTCAGATAATCCAGGCGTGTTCTTATCGAACTGACAAAataccaaatattttttagaagcgattattcatttcgaaaaaatcagTATCAATCGAAGTTTTTATAgataatcggtaaatatcgactgataattgGCAAATATCGACAGATAATCAGTAAATTTTAACTGATATTTAGTAGCCAAATATATCGACTGATGATTCGATCAATATCGACTGATGATAAGTcattatttatcgattattgataaaactttcgattaatattgtatcgattatttggaaattttatcatccATGGATAATATTTTTTAGTGAACATGCCCAAGTAATcgcatagaaaattttaacaatatcCGAGTAGCCAACGCACTCCGAGTTGCAAATGTTTCGGTTTAAGTGACAGTATCAAGTTACGGCAGCAACCTTTGAACATTGTTTGTAAGTGCGAGTGCTTGgaatttaaccaaaaaatacggtggtgaaaaatttaataaaaatggaaaaatttcttcgtgaTTGTGGCCTCGAATCGGATATCGATTTGGTGCAATGTAAGCCTGAAATATATAGCTCTGTAgcttgaaatacatttttttaaattccttgTTTAACAGACCATAAGCTTGAAATGGATCAGCTGGATGAGCTCAGTGAAAAAGATATGGAGGAACTATTTCCGCAACTAGGATCACGGCTAAAGTTTAAAAAGGCCATTCTCGAACGAGCAAGTGGTAAAGGATCCAATGGAAAGAAAAGAGGAGGTTCCATGGTGAGTTGTTTTATCAAAATGACACGcaaatttcacagaaaaaatggtttcatGGCGGCAACTTGGTTATAAGTTGGTTTACATCATACGCAAAACAGATCCATACCctagtaaaaataaatgaatcaaaagcacgaaaagagacgtctcacagTCTCAAATCCTTTGTATTGTGAgacgtgagacgtctcttttcgagcttttgacttttatttttactaggGTAATCTCAATGCGAAGCTTTTGCCAGCAATATTTACTTTTGGTAATGTCGCTGTGTTCGACGATTTGAACAAACTTAACACGCAAAACAAGAGTAAGCACGGGTGTAGCACTAATCACGctattcacatatattttttgtcaatttttttggtgTGAGAGCAAGAGACGTTATAATGGTAATTAATAGACAGAACAAATTCACTAAAGACATGGGTGAGTTGCAATATACTGTCTCCTCAAATTGAACGTATAATTTTGTTATGAGAACTGCGTCGCTTTAGGTACTAAACTGTCCGTTATTATACCAGTTAGAACGATATATTTCCTTGACAAATTATGCTATGCTGATGACccatttatatttcaaaaacACACTTGAAAGACAGTACATTGATGAAACTGTTTCTTGTCCACCTATTACGGATATACTGGGGTTGTCCACCTATTACGGAAATACTGGGATAATTCGGTCATCTCCCATATGTAACATCATAAAAATGCTGATCTAGTGGGTGCGTGGGtcgaaatttataaatatttgctGGCGTAATATGTGCACGCTCCCTTCTTCATTCGCCGTTTTAAATGTTGTtgttaatttcataaaattttacacgTAATTCGGAAAACGTTATTTACTTGTTTAAGATGGCATCGCAATCACCTCCACCAAAAAAGCCGAAACAAGAAATCAATCAGCCAAGACAAGAAACCGTCCGCACCAAAAAGACGACGTCCACTGCCGCATCTAAACCAAAACGGGATAGAGTCTCTAGCCTACTAAAAGTAAGTTTGGTGTTAAACCCTTCTTCGgccttaaaaaatatttcactttctTAAAGGACGACAAAAGTGTAGCAGAGCTTTACCAGTTGGGCGTAAATGTTTTGAAAgatgcaaaattgttttcagtGGAACACGTAGGTCACTTCAGATGGAATATCATGCAGAGAACTTACaaataatttcttatttcagggCTTTCTGCCCGGTGTCGTAATTAATTCCGGATGGAAAATGATTAACTTTGCCACTCGGGGTCTGATCTGTCCAATATGTCTGAATTTCAATGGACTACAAGTACGATCAGAACGAGATGCATGGAATGTCGGTAATTTTAAGCGCCATATGGCAAAACACGAAAGTAAGTGTAAACTCAAAccttgaaattttaaataatcacAACGTTGTCTTCTAGATGATGAGGAAATCATGCCAACCACTGTACTAGAAGTACACTATTCAGAAAGTGAATGTGATCAGTCGTTCGAAACGGATCCAATCGATAATGAACCCATTTCGCCGTTACCAATCACACCCGTTCCCAACAATGATGAGTCCATTACCGGTACAGAGCCGGTTGATTGTCGACCATTGGAAGCGGAAGCCGAAGAATCGACCTCCTTGCCGAAAGATCAAGATGTTTcatcacaaaatttacaaGAGGGTTCCAACGACATCAACAACGGCGAAGAAGCCAATGGAATTGGTATCGAAATTCCAAATGTTCATCAAGCAGACGATCAAGAGCCAATCATCGAACAGCATACTCATCCGGTCAATACGTCCAGCATTGATGATGTCGGTGATGATTCCAGTCATTCTTCAAACACTGAACAAATCCCGATGAATTTAGGCGTGACGCAAAATGCAGCCCAAATCAGTGCGGAATCCGTTACCGATACGGAGCCGGTTGATTGTCGACCATTGGAAGCGGAAGCCGAAGAATCGACCTCCTTGCCGAAAGATCAAGATGTTTcatcacaaaatttacaaGAGGGTTCCAACGACATCAACAACGGCGAAGAAGCCAATGGAATTGGTATCGAAATTCCAAATGTTGATCACGCAGACGATCAAGAGCCAATCATCGAACAGCATACTCATCCGGTCAATACGTCCAGCATTGATGATGTCGGTGATGATTCCAGTCATTCTTCAAACACTGAACAAATCCCGATGGAATTAGACGTGACGCAAAATGCCGTAGAAATCAGTGCAAAATCCGTTACCGGTACGGAGCCGGTTGATTGTCGACCATTGGAAGCGGAAGCCGAAGATTCGACCTTCTTGCCGAAAGATCAGGATGGCCCATCATTAATTTCACAAGATTGTTCCAACGACGTCAACAACGGTGAAGAAGCCAATGGAATTGGTATCGAAATGCCAAATGTTGATCACGCAGACGATCAAGAGCCAATCATCGATCAGCATTCTGATCCGGTCAATACGTCCAGCATTGATGATGTCGGTGATGATTCCAGTCATCCTTCAAACACAGAACAAATCCCGATGGATTTAGACGTGTCGCGAAATGACGCCCAAATCAGTGCTGAATCCGTTACCGATACGGAGCCGGTTGATTTTCGACCATCGGAAGCGGAAGTCGAAGAATCGACCTCCTTGCCGAAAGATCAGCATGGTccatcacaaatttcacaagaCGGTTCCAACGACATCAAGAACGACGAAGATCGTAAGTTACAACTTcttcaaaattatcaaaaaataccTGTCTTATACATCTGTCCTTTTTGTACTAGAATGGAGAAGACCAGGCGTAAAGTTTGGGTGGATGCGAAGTGGCGGTCGGAGTAAATATTATCCGGGATTCATTCAGCCTAACAAAGAGTGTTTGTGGATAGACTCGGATGGATTTATTTCACAGGATACATTTATCGTTGAAGAGTATCAAGTTGACATTCCGAAGAAATTTAAGATCGGAAAAATTCGTAATGTTCAAcgattcaacaaaaaaaatggaacttcttttaattaaaaaataaaaatttgtggaGAAATGCTTCTGTATTCCTTGACCATACTTCACTTGAAAATTACCCATTGTCATAATGGTCCATCAATACTACAGATTTCCCACTCctcctaaaattcataaaattcctaaaatggaccaaatcctcctaaaatctcctaaaatcttctaaaacttttaaaattcctaaaaatagccCACActatcaaagaatttttttaataaaactgaaaaacaagtaatttttttaattacgctgcaatgaatttgaaaacagTCCTTTCTTTGAGTCATGCAAACAGCGATCCTGAACGTGGATTTAGCGAAAACAAATATATTCTCGAGGATCGCAGTTTGTTAGAAGATGCGACTATCGTCGGTCTTCGACCAAAATTATGGTGAATCTTGTTAACTTGAAAGAAGGGTCCAGTCGACAAGAAACAACTGATAAATACCAAGTTGCTGGTCTTAACTGGCGTCAAAAAAGTGTAAGCCATAAAAGTTTCTATTAATGAACTACATAAGGAAAACGAtgcttttataaaaaaaaaaactttttgtcaattaGGGGTGTACGATGGAGAAAGGATCGAGACTGgcgtaaattttaaaaattcatttacaacttgagacaaatcatagaagctaaattttttagttttcggtCTTCCACCTacttcgacttctaccaaaaACCTTCTTTGAGATCTTTGTTAGCTGCATTAGTCTTATTCTACTAATTGGAGTCCAGTCGAGAGTCCAGtgctaaaagaaaaaattaaatccagGCGAAGTTTGTCGAGAAGGTATTTTTGGTGAGTCGTCAAAGTTTGCcgactatgaaaaattgagtggattttaaacttgaaaattcagaaattctatatcaagaaaataattcgatCTTTGCTCAAGTGGGCTTAAATTCTTGCGAATGTTGTAGGCTATCCAGAACAAAAAAGTTTGTGAAAATCATGtgagaaatgtttgtttcgtgAGTGTTTGTTTGGTCTAAAATTGAGGCAAAATGGCTCAATTGAGAAAATCGAGTTTTTGACATCTGGGgatgataacaattttttgtggactatGCCTGTCTCGATCCTATatccatcgcacacccctaattgaacatattaattttctgaaacacttttattatttcacGAAGTGTATGAGAAACAGAAAGATCTTGAGGCTGCAAAAATTCCTCCGGAAATTACTTATAAAACCTTTATcaaatctcctaaaatactCCTAAAATTACTTgcaaaatctcctaaaattctcctaaaattaccgttaaaatttcctaaaattcctaattttaggAACCTTCCTAAGTCGTGGGAACTCTGATACTATACCCTTGAATTATCGTCAAAGCaatattaaaaaatccttCGACACCGTCCTCATATTCATTATTCATATCTTTGGCGATATTTTCCTGGAATATCAATAATGTCGGGACGAGataatttagtttttgaaaatcaacaaattttaacaatagtaaaaagaattcttttaacgcacttcaagcaaaagtgatgtTAATGACAGCTGCAATAGAGTATATTTcgtatgaaaaaattgtccgaatttttttacagtgccaaactttgttcgatacactgtccagtttcagtaccctatttagagtaccacttatgcttgaagtgcgttgattctATAGAAAATCACACTTAGAAATCAGTCAGTTAGAAATAGTTATACTTCGATCATAAGATGACTTCTCATGATGTTGTACTTAATACTCATCTACGAAAGCTTCAGAAAATGGATTTAGAGGCTTGTGCATCAACTACTAAATTTGAAGAAACTGAACTTGATGAATTGGAAAAGATTGACGTTTGAGCATCAAAATACTAAGAAATTCGTTATGTTCATGGTCAGAATAagaccattttcaattttagactGTTTAAAAATGGCGAATCATGTGTTTTCGACCGTATCGAGAAAACTGTGAGATGATCTTTGCTTAGTGTATCGTTATAGGGCAAGTctggtgagttttttttaccttCTAGTGACGACATCTATGCATTTTCATCGCTGAATTTACGATTCAACATAGAACTAGACTCTTAGGTCAGGTCTATCAAATTCGGCTACAGTGTCCAAATAATGTGTACCGAAGTCAATTCTTTTTGGTGAACTACCAAAAATAATCGATAAAAAACATGCGAAAGAAATCGAAGCCATATGTTAAGTAGTTTGGTTTTAGGTCTACAGGTCAAAATTCTCATGTCAGGTTGAAACAGGTGTTAGAtcatttcaggtcaggtcaagtaattaaatttcaagtcAAACCAGGTTGTCAGGtgtttcaggtcaggtttaaAGTTGACATGAAATGCTCCGAGCCTTACATGCTTTAATTGCTgaataaacataaacataaaactAACGACATGCCACATTAAAGCAATTTGCAAAGTgttgtcaaaataaatgaagtaacagattttctcTCAAGTATTAGGGAATGTAttgattaaatgaaattatagtTAGATCGATTACATCGCGACATATCTGCTGTTTCTAAAGGGTTACAAAAAGTCAACTCATATCAAATATgtaatttcattattattcaattcaatgGGAGTGAAAATGTAATTACAATTCAAActactaaaacgtaaaatgagaaaattagaATGCTTGGATTCTTCCTCCTGTCGTCACCAGCTTACTTAGTACGTCGCTTCTCtaaaaggaaaaagaaaagaaaaacgagaTGAAAATCTatgcaaaaatatatgttTAAGCGATGTCAATATTCAATGGCCTTCCATAGTTAGTCGATAATATAATATAGTTTAATTTGTAGTCATCAGCAGTAGATTTCCGTTGCTCAATTGTAGCAAGAGAATGCGTTCCAACTCATATCCCTAAACAGTTGGAACttgtttataaatttttccttGAGAGTTattcactaaattttatattcgATCTGTTTCTATAAGGTGTTTTCATGATGTTTCAACAGATAAAGTCATACTTGCCAAGTGCCTTTCGTAACACCTAATTAGTCGGACCTTCcctagtaaaaataaaagtctcaaaggttcgaaaagagacgtctcacgtcTCACAATACAAAGGATTTGAGaccgtgagacgtctcttttcgaacttttgagacttttatttttactcgggtTGAGCTAAGGATCTTGTAGTTAGAGCAATTTTGAATAGCTTGTGTGGTTCGACTAAATTTGAACCAATTTGCAAGGAAGAttgagagaaattttaatttggtaGTGTAAAAAGATATGATCAATTGAGCGTTTCTAACTTTACCTCACAAATTTTGATGattgtaaaaagtaaaaattggaatttttctacTATTACGTTTTCTCAGTATTTAACATCGCAGCgataaatcaattaatttcttcACACGACTTCGTTACCCAattgaaaaagcttttttttattagagcCTTGTCTTGAAAGCTTCTTTCAAGCTAATATTGATCCCAATACATTGAGTTGATATACTTACTTGGCAGTTTAGATCCAACTTCTTTATTCTTCCGTTTGCGATCACTTTTAGCATTACGTTCTCGTTCGTTATGTGTCGAATCATTTTTCTTCTGTTGATCATTGTCAGTAGTATCACCTTTGGCCTCCTCCAACAACTTCGAGACGTTGACGATCTCGTCAACCATCGGATTTCTTCTGTAGCATTTACGATGAATTTGCTCGTAATGTCCCATGAAATCAGCTACGAATCCGACTTTTGCGTCGGTGTATTTTTTAGAAACGCATAGAGTGGCTACATGTTTTCGAAGCATTGTGCCGCGAAGTGTGGTCGGTTCCTTTGCCCCACAGAGAGTGGAATACTTTCGCATAGCTTCACACGCTGAAAACACTTGACTAGTATCAATTGACGGCACTGCGAATAAAAACTCGTTTTTTGGTGATATCTTGGCCGATTGTCGATGTTGGAGTAAAATTTTGATACCATCTACGATTTCTGGAGTGAGTAGTGCTGCCACGgttcgttctttttttccgTTTACTCTTATGTGGGCATACCGTTTAGCAGCGGACCGTTCTTCCTCAG
Protein-coding sequences here:
- the LOC119073033 gene encoding protein IWS1 homolog A-like — translated: MAKHENDEEIMPTTVLEVHYSESECDQSFETDPIDNEPISPLPITPVPNNDESITGTEPVDCRPLEAEAEESTSLPKDQDVSSQNLQEGSNDINNGEEANGIGIEIPNVHQADDQEPIIEQHTHPVNTSSIDDVGDDSSHSSNTEQIPMNLGVTQNAAQISAESVTDTEPVDCRPLEAEAEESTSLPKDQDVSSQNLQEGSNDINNGEEANGIGIEIPNVDHADDQEPIIEQHTHPVNTSSIDDVGDDSSHSSNTEQIPMELDVTQNAVEISAKSVTGTEPVDCRPLEAEAEDSTFLPKDQDGPSLISQDCSNDVNNGEEANGIGIEMPNVDHADDQEPIIDQHSDPVNTSSIDDVGDDSSHPSNTEQIPMDLDVSRNDAQISAESVTDTEPVDFRPSEAEVEESTSLPKDQHGPSQISQDGSNDIKNDEDLYIAQIPQNVESKMGKCIERKYVFIFIYEKYKIIRPW